DNA from Candidatus Binatia bacterium:
TTGGCCAGAACTGGGAGCGTCTCGTCCGGGAACTTCAGAGGGGTCGGCATGAGATCCGTCCCGCGCTCCGCGTGGCCATCGAACCCGAGCCGGTGCTGGAATTGCGGATCCTGCGCGATCGACGTGGTGTCGTTCACCGGCGCAATCGGGGTGTTGAACTCGCGCCCAAACTCGACCCATTCCCGGGTCGTGCGAGTCTCGAAGATCGCGGCGAGCTCCCGTCGAAGCTCGAGGTCGCCCCGCGCGTGGTCGCCGAACTTCGCACCCGGTCGCCGCGCGTAGAGCTCCGGCTTGCCGACGCCGTGCGCGAAGTTCTTCCAGAACTCGCGCTCGGAGGCCATGAACAGCACCGTACCGTCCTTGGACGGATAGTACTGATACCGAACGGCATCCTTCATGCTGTTCTCACCCAGCGGTCGGCGCGGCCCCCGCCCGTCTCCGTCGTTGCCCGTGACTTCGGCCGCGGGTCGCTCGTAGGCCTTGTTGCCCTCGATGCCGTTCCAGTTGAAAGCCGCAGCCGCATCGCTCTGCGCCACCTCGAACCGACTGCCCTCACCCGTTGCACGCGCGCGCAGGATTGCAGAGACGATCCCGAACGCCGCGAACAACGGTCCGGCGTGGATCCCGATCGTCGTATAGGCCGGGATCTCCGGCAGGCCGTCTTCGCGCGTCCCGGGCCGTGCGACGCCCGCCCACGCGTCGTACGCGATCCCGTGGCTCGGCATGTCGCGGTAAGGACCGGTGAGACCGTATCCGCTGATCGCGCAGTAGACGAGCGCCGGATTCGTTTCACGAAGCCGGTCCCAGCCGAGGCCGCGACGCTCCAGCGCACCGGGGCGCATGCCTTCAACGACGGCGTCCGCCCCGCGCACGAGGTCGAGATACACGTCCACACCCTCGGGCTTGCGCAGATCTAGCGTGAGGCTCTGCTTCCCGCGATTGAGGTGCCAATGAAGGATCGAGATTCCGTCCACGATCGGAAACGCCATCTTTCGCACGTAGTCCCCGCCAGGCGGCTCGACCTTGATCACCTCCGCGCCCAAGTCCGCGAGATGCATCGCGACGCCGCCGGGACCGAGCAACGCACTCTCGATCACCCGCACGCCCGCGAGGGGAGCCCCTGCACCGCTTCCGTCCGCCATCCCCGGAGGGAATCACGGCCGCTCGCGACGGGCAACGCAGGGGCGCCTTGACGACGTAATCTCGGTGGGGGACACCGCCTCATGCGACAGATCTGGATCCCCAAGGCCGGCGCCCCCGAAGTGCTCGAAGTGCGCGAGGCGCCCGACCCGTCACCCGCGCCGGGCGAGGTCCGCATCCGGGTGGCCGCGACCGGGATCAACTTCGCCGACATCGCCGCGCGGCTCGGGACCTACCAGGACTGTCCCCCGATGCCCGTGGTCGTCGGCTACGAGGTCGCGGGGACGGTCGACGCCGTGGGGTCCGGCGTCGACGGGAGCTTCGAAGGCCGCGAAGTCCTCGCCCTCACGCACTTCGGTGGCTATTGCGACGTCGTCTGTACGCCGGT
Protein-coding regions in this window:
- a CDS encoding CaiB/BaiF CoA-transferase family protein; this translates as MADGSGAGAPLAGVRVIESALLGPGGVAMHLADLGAEVIKVEPPGGDYVRKMAFPIVDGISILHWHLNRGKQSLTLDLRKPEGVDVYLDLVRGADAVVEGMRPGALERRGLGWDRLRETNPALVYCAISGYGLTGPYRDMPSHGIAYDAWAGVARPGTREDGLPEIPAYTTIGIHAGPLFAAFGIVSAILRARATGEGSRFEVAQSDAAAAFNWNGIEGNKAYERPAAEVTGNDGDGRGPRRPLGENSMKDAVRYQYYPSKDGTVLFMASEREFWKNFAHGVGKPELYARRPGAKFGDHARGDLELRRELAAIFETRTTREWVEFGREFNTPIAPVNDTTSIAQDPQFQHRLGFDGHAERGTDLMPTPLKFPDETLPVLAKAAVEPGRDNERVLRDVLGYDDEKVEALEKAGVLGTLRPVS